A portion of the Nitratidesulfovibrio termitidis HI1 genome contains these proteins:
- a CDS encoding phosphotransferase family protein, with protein MLDLLHRFGITPRRLAAEFPLPGSPERCITRTAVQADDGRLWMLERLAPTQVPRREAMGELLAQLADPAVSGPELAALVPAYLPVEGGDLRYVLKADTPPHAGYWQLSPFVPGAEPPRPDYLDHGWRGRAVAALLLALHRAGDNLPAGLPPAPVPPLPAFIAGLHETVARRQPDAARRLHPVRDALEVLPDVLAAQPVVLAHGDAHPLNLIWAPCGDGDDSALTDATGAPVSEPLAALRGVIDWEFAGAQPVLYDAANCIGCVGFEHPSGLGRGFAAGFTTALREGVPPYGLAGMEADTLRHLPLMVLASRFGWLSEWLRRSDRDMLEMELDYCDILLHHRQQLADMWAGG; from the coding sequence ATGCTCGACCTGCTGCACCGTTTCGGCATCACCCCGCGCCGCCTGGCCGCGGAATTCCCGCTACCCGGCAGCCCGGAACGCTGCATTACGCGCACGGCGGTGCAGGCCGACGACGGACGGCTGTGGATGCTGGAACGGCTGGCCCCGACGCAGGTGCCCCGGCGCGAGGCCATGGGCGAGCTGCTGGCGCAGTTGGCGGACCCCGCCGTATCCGGTCCGGAACTGGCCGCGCTGGTGCCCGCATACCTGCCGGTGGAAGGTGGCGATCTGCGCTACGTGCTGAAGGCGGACACGCCGCCCCACGCCGGGTACTGGCAGCTTTCGCCCTTCGTGCCCGGCGCGGAACCGCCCCGCCCGGACTACCTGGACCACGGCTGGCGCGGACGCGCGGTGGCCGCCCTGCTGCTGGCCCTGCACCGGGCCGGGGACAACCTGCCCGCAGGACTGCCCCCCGCGCCGGTGCCGCCGCTGCCCGCGTTCATCGCCGGGCTGCACGAAACGGTGGCCCGCAGGCAGCCGGATGCCGCCCGCCGCCTGCACCCGGTACGCGACGCGCTGGAGGTCCTGCCCGACGTGCTGGCCGCCCAGCCGGTGGTATTGGCCCACGGCGACGCCCACCCGCTGAACCTGATCTGGGCGCCCTGCGGAGATGGCGACGACTCTGCCCTGACGGACGCCACCGGGGCACCGGTTTCCGAACCGCTGGCCGCGCTACGCGGGGTCATCGACTGGGAATTCGCCGGGGCGCAGCCCGTGCTGTACGATGCCGCCAACTGCATCGGCTGCGTGGGGTTCGAGCATCCTTCGGGCCTGGGGCGCGGCTTTGCCGCAGGGTTCACCACCGCACTGCGCGAAGGAGTACCGCCGTACGGTCTTGCCGGAATGGAGGCCGACACGCTGCGTCACCTGCCGCTGATGGTGCTGGCATCCCGCTTCGGCTGGTTGTCGGAGTGGCTGCGCCGCAGCGACCGGGACATGCTGGAAATGGAACTGGACTACTGCGACATCCTGCTGCACCACCGCCAGCAACTGGCGGACATGTGGGCCGGTGGATAG
- a CDS encoding DEAD/DEAH box helicase: MTFAELPLDARLLAGVESMGYHLPTPVQRRAIPAALSGRDVLALAATGTGKTAAYALPLLQRLLEGPRGQVRALVVAPTRELAEQIHDHIRRLASMTRLRSTTVYGGVGIMPQALRLRTGVEIVVACPGRLLDHLRRGNLDLSALDVLVLDEGDSLFELGFLADVRELLAAVPARCQRMLFSATLPQAVRGLAGEALRDPVTVSVDAQAPAATVDHALYPVPAHLKTPLLKAMLRARLLPGLAEHSGAVHAPELPDFPDMPEDVEGDIDDGNGDGIDDAAARQTGGDHPPAHFVEDEPLAGAVLVFVRTRHGARRLWQQLASTGLHVGCLQGKLSQRRRQATLDGFRTGRYAVLVATDVAARGLDISRVTHVVNYDVPATADAYIHRIGRTGRAARSGTAMTLVAPGDETAVRHIERALGGPVTRCRFEGFDYGAAARSPEGARPALPPRQARLPGGRKPQLQAAEVPEPPRQPARPRPARHAVPPAAQGALGGAQQPQGQQTAKSVRPQPGPGTSGHAGQDARPKGGRDGMGREGSGRGSSGGSSGGSSGGSGPQSGS; the protein is encoded by the coding sequence GTGACCTTCGCCGAACTGCCCCTCGACGCCCGCCTGTTGGCCGGGGTGGAAAGCATGGGCTACCATCTGCCCACCCCCGTGCAGCGCCGGGCCATCCCCGCCGCGTTGTCCGGGCGCGACGTGCTGGCCCTGGCCGCAACCGGCACGGGCAAGACCGCCGCCTACGCGCTGCCGCTGCTGCAACGTCTGCTGGAGGGTCCGCGCGGGCAGGTGCGGGCGCTGGTGGTGGCCCCCACGCGCGAACTGGCCGAACAGATTCACGACCATATCCGGCGGCTGGCCTCCATGACCCGCCTGCGTTCCACCACAGTCTACGGCGGGGTGGGCATCATGCCGCAGGCCCTGCGGCTGCGCACGGGCGTGGAGATCGTGGTGGCCTGCCCCGGTCGGCTGCTGGACCACCTGCGGCGCGGCAACCTGGACCTTTCCGCCCTGGACGTGCTGGTGCTGGACGAGGGGGATTCGCTGTTCGAACTGGGCTTTCTGGCCGACGTGCGGGAACTGCTGGCCGCCGTGCCCGCGCGGTGCCAGCGCATGCTGTTTTCCGCCACCTTGCCGCAGGCCGTGCGCGGCCTGGCGGGCGAGGCCCTGCGCGACCCCGTGACCGTCAGCGTGGACGCGCAGGCCCCGGCGGCCACCGTGGACCATGCCCTGTATCCGGTACCCGCCCACCTCAAGACCCCGCTGCTGAAGGCCATGCTGCGCGCCCGGCTGCTGCCCGGCCTGGCGGAGCATTCCGGCGCTGTACATGCGCCCGAATTGCCCGATTTTCCGGACATGCCGGAAGACGTTGAAGGCGACATCGATGATGGCAATGGCGATGGCATCGACGACGCTGCCGCCAGACAGACCGGCGGCGATCACCCGCCCGCGCACTTCGTCGAGGATGAGCCCCTGGCCGGTGCGGTGCTGGTGTTCGTGCGCACCCGGCACGGGGCGCGCCGCCTGTGGCAGCAACTGGCCTCCACCGGGCTGCACGTGGGGTGCCTGCAGGGCAAGCTTTCGCAGCGGCGGCGTCAGGCCACGCTGGACGGGTTTCGCACCGGACGCTACGCCGTGCTGGTGGCCACCGACGTGGCCGCGCGCGGGCTGGACATTTCGCGGGTAACCCATGTGGTGAACTACGACGTGCCCGCCACGGCGGACGCCTACATCCACCGCATCGGCCGCACCGGGCGCGCCGCGCGTTCCGGCACGGCCATGACCCTGGTGGCCCCCGGCGACGAGACGGCGGTGCGCCACATAGAGCGCGCCCTGGGCGGCCCGGTGACCCGCTGCCGCTTCGAGGGCTTCGACTATGGCGCAGCGGCGCGCAGTCCGGAAGGGGCGCGCCCGGCCCTGCCGCCCCGGCAGGCCCGCCTGCCCGGCGGTCGCAAGCCGCAGCTGCAAGCCGCCGAGGTTCCGGAACCGCCGCGCCAGCCCGCCCGCCCCCGTCCGGCCCGCCATGCCGTGCCCCCGGCGGCCCAAGGTGCCCTGGGCGGTGCGCAACAGCCGCAAGGTCAGCAAACGGCCAAATCTGTCAGGCCGCAGCCCGGCCCCGGAACTTCCGGGCATGCGGGGCAGGATGCGCGCCCCAAGGGCGGTAGGGACGGGATGGGCCGTGAAGGCAGTGGGCGCGGGTCTTCCGGTGGTTCGTCCGGTGGTTCTTCTGGCGGCTCCGGGCCCCAGTCCGGCAGCTGA
- a CDS encoding YajQ family cyclic di-GMP-binding protein translates to MPSFDVVNKVEMQELDNAVNNVKKEVDTRYDFRNSVTEIELHRGDKRIHLLAGDEMKMRALQDMLQSHCIRRKVDPKCLEFKDIEPTSKGQVKRDVVIQEGITKDVAQKIVKKIKESKLKVQAAIQDDQVRVTGKKIDDLQEVIQLLRGEELGVPLQFVNMK, encoded by the coding sequence ATGCCCTCGTTCGACGTGGTCAACAAGGTAGAGATGCAGGAACTCGATAACGCCGTGAACAACGTGAAAAAGGAAGTGGACACCCGCTACGACTTCCGCAATTCCGTCACCGAAATCGAACTGCATCGCGGCGACAAGCGCATTCACCTGCTGGCGGGCGACGAAATGAAGATGCGCGCCCTGCAGGACATGCTGCAATCGCACTGCATTCGGCGCAAGGTCGATCCCAAGTGCCTTGAGTTCAAGGACATCGAACCGACGTCCAAGGGCCAGGTCAAGCGCGACGTGGTGATCCAGGAAGGCATCACCAAGGATGTCGCCCAGAAGATCGTCAAGAAGATCAAGGAGTCGAAACTGAAGGTCCAGGCCGCCATTCAGGACGACCAGGTGCGCGTGACCGGCAAGAAGATCGACGACCTGCAGGAAGTCATCCAGTTGCTGCGGGGGGAGGAGCTTGGCGTACCTCTCCAGTTCGTCAACATGAAGTAG
- a CDS encoding methyl-accepting chemotaxis protein translates to MPLVSGTLSAAHGIASLAAGCIAAVGLLIGRCCGQKADARLLHDTALKDSSAAAGDTPAAMGDAAAAIAALRDEALRNAAAGQAILESLDGVEPYMLLDARGMVTCASPSLLALLDAGSTAPALPASLEALGLRPAPSDAKGAELLRQAREGRAASGEIAIPVACGMPAGASATAHMNAASCLIHFSLIARPITDTAGRAHGSFVLLRDMTALRAAQCSLASTSSRIERFAADSMSAADEVTRAAEDLATLIQEANAGANSQQERTAETATAMEEMNATVLEVARNAAHAADQAAETRRRSVDGARQVNELVAHIDGVEQVIGQLAERVGALDAQAGNIGQVMNVISDIADQTNLLALNAAIEAARAGDAGRGFAVVADEVRKLAEKTMNATREVSEVITGIQQSSRAAAREMDGARAAVNEAARRAQDSGAALSEILTLTDNTSIQVQSIATAAEQQSATSAEINRAVEAITGIAGRTMDMMNHAAQDIFSLAGRSSDLSRTVARISATDGADTAEAAAAAGKGLPCWEFKKCGREKGGPKEKEMGICPAWPDHGFSCAGVTGTFCGGQVQETFAKKIGNCAKCDFFKSASYRRDAHTSQLSGGTPGGTPGGTPGGTAGKGVRLELRR, encoded by the coding sequence GTGCCGCTTGTTTCCGGCACGCTTTCCGCAGCGCATGGCATTGCCAGCCTGGCTGCGGGTTGCATCGCCGCAGTCGGCCTGCTGATAGGCCGCTGCTGCGGGCAAAAAGCCGACGCACGCCTGCTGCACGACACGGCCCTGAAGGACAGCAGCGCCGCCGCAGGCGACACGCCCGCCGCCATGGGTGATGCCGCCGCCGCCATCGCCGCCCTGCGTGACGAAGCGCTGCGCAACGCCGCCGCCGGGCAGGCCATCCTGGAATCGCTGGACGGGGTTGAACCCTACATGCTGCTGGACGCCAGGGGCATGGTGACCTGTGCGTCCCCGTCACTGCTGGCCCTGCTCGACGCGGGATCCACTGCGCCCGCCCTGCCTGCCTCTCTCGAAGCGCTGGGGCTGCGTCCGGCACCATCCGACGCCAAGGGCGCGGAACTGCTGCGCCAGGCCCGCGAAGGCCGTGCCGCCAGCGGAGAAATCGCCATTCCCGTCGCCTGCGGAATGCCCGCGGGCGCAAGCGCCACGGCGCACATGAATGCCGCCTCCTGCCTGATCCACTTTTCCCTGATCGCGCGGCCCATCACCGACACGGCGGGGCGCGCCCACGGCAGCTTCGTGCTGCTGCGCGACATGACCGCGCTGCGCGCCGCCCAGTGCAGTCTGGCCAGCACCTCGTCGCGCATCGAACGCTTTGCCGCCGACTCCATGTCGGCTGCCGACGAGGTGACCCGCGCCGCGGAAGACCTGGCCACCCTGATCCAGGAAGCCAACGCGGGGGCCAACAGCCAGCAGGAGCGCACGGCGGAAACCGCCACCGCCATGGAAGAAATGAACGCCACGGTCCTCGAGGTGGCCCGCAACGCGGCCCACGCCGCAGACCAGGCCGCCGAAACCCGCCGCCGCAGCGTGGATGGCGCCCGCCAGGTGAACGAACTGGTGGCCCACATCGACGGCGTGGAGCAGGTCATCGGCCAACTGGCCGAACGCGTGGGCGCGCTGGACGCGCAGGCGGGCAACATCGGCCAGGTGATGAACGTGATCTCCGACATCGCCGACCAGACCAACCTGCTGGCGCTTAACGCGGCCATCGAGGCGGCCCGCGCCGGTGACGCCGGGCGCGGATTCGCCGTGGTGGCCGACGAGGTGCGCAAACTGGCCGAAAAGACCATGAACGCCACCCGCGAGGTGAGCGAGGTGATCACCGGCATCCAGCAAAGCTCGCGCGCCGCCGCCCGCGAGATGGACGGGGCCCGCGCCGCCGTCAACGAGGCCGCCCGCCGCGCCCAGGATTCCGGCGCCGCGCTGTCGGAAATCCTTACCCTTACCGACAACACCAGCATTCAGGTGCAGTCCATCGCCACCGCCGCGGAGCAGCAGTCGGCCACATCCGCCGAGATCAACCGCGCGGTGGAGGCCATTACCGGCATTGCCGGACGCACCATGGACATGATGAACCACGCCGCGCAGGACATCTTCAGCCTGGCCGGGCGTTCCAGCGACCTTTCGCGCACCGTTGCGCGCATCTCCGCAACCGACGGGGCCGACACGGCCGAAGCCGCAGCGGCGGCCGGCAAGGGCCTGCCCTGCTGGGAATTCAAGAAGTGCGGGCGCGAAAAAGGCGGCCCCAAGGAAAAGGAAATGGGCATCTGTCCCGCCTGGCCCGACCACGGCTTCAGCTGTGCCGGGGTTACCGGCACCTTCTGCGGCGGACAGGTGCAGGAAACCTTTGCCAAGAAGATCGGCAACTGCGCCAAATGCGACTTTTTCAAGAGCGCATCCTACCGACGCGATGCGCACACCTCGCAGTTGTCGGGCGGCACGCCGGGCGGCACGCCGGGCGGCACGCCGGGCGGCACGGCTGGCAAGGGCGTACGGCTGGAACTGCGGCGCTGA
- a CDS encoding ATP-binding cassette domain-containing protein, with product MALLGIQDVTLNLGTGKLLDGATLHVEQGERICLVGRNGAGKSTLLRLMAGDLRPDAGEVVRTPGMRFGSMPQEVPVDMTGPVFGIVAGGLGLQGAALAAFHVLEAAREAGRPVDEAALAAARRGLESGEGWEHYGDVVSVCNHLRLDPEREFFTLSGGRKRRVLLARALVASQDLLLDEPTNHIDIDTIAWLEEYLMRRARTLVFVSHDRAFVRRLATRIVEVDRGRLHSYACGYDQYQEQREARLENEERQFALFDKKLAQEEAWVRQGIKARRTRNMGRVRALYALREERARRREKQGGVAMLAQEAERSGKLVIEARNVCFAHENAKSVLRDFSALIQRGDRVGLIGPNGSGKTTLLRLLLGQLTPHSGEVRHGTRLEIAYFDQLRTALDGEKSVMDNVAEGADTIEVNGNRRHVAGYLRDFLFEPDRLRLPAKVLSGGERNRLLLAKLFTRPSNLLVLDEPTNDLDVETLDLLEELLAEYQGTVLLVSHDRSFLDDVVTSTLAFDDDGNVREYVGGYTDWLRQRPKPAADGAGGDAGPRANGQAGDGPGNGSGNGPANGQIRKLTFKEQRELAGLREELAALPGNLDALEREQATLEARLAEPDFFTTDPEGFNAAAARVAALEGEQTALLERWEVVEARIAELAQFRE from the coding sequence ATGGCACTGCTCGGCATACAGGACGTCACGCTCAACCTCGGCACCGGCAAGCTGCTGGACGGGGCCACCCTGCACGTGGAGCAGGGCGAGCGCATCTGCCTTGTGGGGCGCAACGGCGCGGGCAAATCGACGCTGCTGCGGCTGATGGCAGGTGACCTGCGCCCCGATGCGGGCGAGGTGGTGCGCACGCCGGGCATGCGCTTTGGCAGCATGCCGCAGGAGGTGCCGGTGGACATGACCGGCCCGGTGTTCGGCATCGTGGCCGGGGGGCTTGGTCTGCAGGGCGCGGCTCTGGCTGCCTTCCATGTGCTGGAAGCCGCGCGCGAGGCGGGCCGCCCCGTGGACGAGGCCGCCCTGGCGGCGGCGCGGCGCGGTCTGGAATCGGGCGAGGGGTGGGAGCACTATGGTGACGTCGTCTCCGTATGCAACCACCTGCGGCTGGACCCGGAGCGCGAGTTCTTCACCCTGTCCGGCGGGCGCAAGCGCCGGGTGCTGCTGGCCCGCGCGCTGGTGGCCTCGCAGGACCTGCTGCTGGACGAACCCACCAACCACATCGACATCGACACCATCGCCTGGCTGGAAGAATATCTGATGCGCCGCGCGCGCACGCTGGTGTTCGTCTCGCACGACCGGGCCTTCGTGCGCCGCCTGGCCACCCGCATCGTGGAGGTGGACCGGGGCAGGCTGCATTCCTACGCCTGCGGGTACGACCAGTATCAGGAGCAGCGCGAGGCCCGGCTGGAGAACGAGGAGCGTCAGTTCGCCCTGTTCGACAAGAAGCTGGCTCAGGAAGAAGCCTGGGTGCGCCAGGGCATCAAGGCCCGGCGCACGCGCAACATGGGCCGGGTGCGCGCCCTGTACGCCCTGCGCGAGGAACGCGCCCGCCGCCGCGAGAAGCAGGGCGGCGTGGCCATGCTGGCGCAGGAGGCGGAACGCTCGGGCAAGCTGGTCATCGAGGCGCGCAACGTGTGCTTCGCCCACGAGAACGCCAAGTCGGTGCTGCGCGATTTTTCGGCGCTGATCCAGCGCGGTGACCGGGTGGGGCTGATCGGGCCCAACGGCTCCGGCAAGACAACCCTGCTGCGCCTGCTGCTGGGCCAGCTGACGCCCCATTCCGGCGAGGTGCGCCACGGCACCCGGCTGGAAATCGCCTATTTCGACCAGCTGCGCACGGCTCTGGACGGCGAGAAGTCGGTCATGGACAACGTGGCCGAGGGCGCGGACACCATAGAGGTCAACGGCAACCGCCGCCACGTGGCCGGGTACCTGCGCGACTTCCTGTTCGAGCCGGACCGGCTGCGCCTGCCCGCCAAGGTGTTGTCCGGCGGCGAGCGCAACCGCCTGCTGCTGGCCAAGCTGTTCACCCGGCCGTCCAACCTGCTGGTGCTGGACGAACCCACCAACGATCTGGACGTGGAAACACTGGACCTGCTGGAGGAACTGCTGGCCGAATATCAGGGCACCGTGCTGCTGGTGAGCCACGACCGTTCCTTCCTGGATGACGTGGTGACCAGCACCCTGGCCTTCGACGACGACGGCAACGTGCGCGAGTACGTGGGCGGCTACACCGACTGGCTGCGCCAGCGCCCGAAACCGGCAGCCGATGGGGCCGGAGGAGATGCGGGGCCACGCGCGAACGGCCAGGCGGGCGACGGCCCAGGCAACGGTTCCGGCAATGGCCCCGCCAACGGCCAGATCCGCAAGCTGACCTTCAAGGAGCAGCGAGAACTGGCCGGGCTGCGCGAGGAACTGGCGGCCCTGCCCGGCAACCTGGACGCGCTGGAGCGCGAGCAGGCCACGCTGGAAGCGCGTCTTGCCGAGCCGGATTTCTTCACCACCGACCCGGAGGGCTTCAACGCCGCCGCCGCGCGCGTAGCCGCGCTGGAAGGCGAGCAGACCGCCCTGCTGGAACGCTGGGAGGTTGTGGAGGCGCGTATCGCCGAGCTGGCCCAATTCCGCGAATGA
- a CDS encoding Na+/H+ antiporter NhaC family protein: MSRTSHVATPPHQPAPNPVALLPLGLFLVLFIGAGLALGAAGTKMAFYQLSPTVAILPAIALALVLRERAPATAGLPGGLTRRVNVFLSGAGEINIVTMCVIYLLAGGFASVASAIGGVESTVNLGLSLVPHRLVLPGLFVISAFVATAMGTSMGTIAAVGPIAAGVAAQTGMDAALLMGAVVGGAMFGDNLSMISDTTIAATRTQGCDMRDKFRMNFAIALPAALLAVAVFWMAGDAGRAAAPGGYRLVTVLPYIAILTMALAGMNVFAVLFAGIALAGGVGMAVVEGYTPLKFAQDIYKGFTGMHEILVLSMLMGGLGELIRYQGGVAWLLAAVRRFTDRPGSSQGAAARTAEAGISGLVAVADLCTANNTVAIILTGGMAREIAATSGVDPRRSASLLDIFSCVVQGLAPHAAQVLLAGSIAGISPVAVLSANYYCLLLGVAGVLAILVGLPRAPRTTVTEVERV; the protein is encoded by the coding sequence ATGTCCCGTACTTCTCATGTCGCCACGCCCCCGCACCAACCCGCCCCCAACCCTGTGGCCCTGCTGCCGCTGGGCCTGTTCCTGGTCCTGTTCATCGGCGCGGGGCTGGCTCTTGGCGCCGCCGGAACGAAGATGGCCTTCTACCAGCTGTCCCCCACGGTGGCCATTCTGCCCGCCATCGCCCTGGCCCTTGTCCTGCGCGAAAGGGCTCCGGCCACGGCGGGCCTGCCCGGCGGGCTGACCCGGCGGGTCAACGTCTTTTTGTCCGGCGCGGGCGAGATCAACATCGTCACCATGTGCGTCATCTACCTGCTGGCGGGGGGCTTTGCCTCGGTGGCGTCGGCCATCGGCGGGGTGGAATCCACGGTGAACCTGGGGCTGTCGCTGGTGCCGCATCGGCTGGTGCTGCCGGGATTGTTCGTCATTTCGGCCTTCGTGGCCACGGCCATGGGCACCTCCATGGGTACCATCGCTGCCGTGGGGCCCATCGCGGCGGGCGTGGCCGCCCAGACCGGCATGGATGCCGCGCTGCTCATGGGCGCGGTGGTGGGCGGGGCCATGTTCGGCGACAACCTGTCCATGATCTCCGACACCACCATTGCGGCCACCCGCACCCAGGGCTGCGACATGCGCGACAAGTTCCGCATGAACTTCGCCATCGCGCTGCCCGCCGCGCTGCTGGCCGTGGCGGTGTTCTGGATGGCGGGCGATGCGGGCAGGGCCGCCGCGCCTGGCGGTTACCGGCTGGTCACGGTGCTGCCCTACATCGCCATCCTGACCATGGCGCTGGCGGGCATGAACGTGTTCGCCGTGCTGTTTGCGGGCATTGCCCTGGCGGGCGGCGTGGGCATGGCCGTGGTGGAAGGCTACACCCCGCTGAAATTCGCCCAGGACATCTACAAGGGCTTTACCGGCATGCACGAGATCCTCGTGCTGTCCATGCTCATGGGCGGCCTTGGCGAACTTATCCGCTATCAGGGCGGGGTGGCCTGGCTGCTGGCCGCCGTGCGCCGGTTCACCGACCGGCCCGGCAGCAGCCAAGGGGCCGCCGCCCGCACCGCAGAGGCGGGCATCTCCGGGCTGGTGGCCGTGGCCGACCTGTGCACCGCCAACAACACCGTGGCCATCATCCTGACCGGGGGCATGGCCCGCGAGATCGCCGCCACCTCCGGCGTGGACCCGCGCCGCAGCGCCAGCCTGCTGGACATCTTCTCGTGCGTGGTGCAGGGGCTGGCCCCGCATGCGGCGCAGGTGCTGCTGGCCGGATCCATCGCGGGCATCTCGCCCGTGGCGGTGCTGTCGGCCAACTACTATTGCCTGTTGCTGGGCGTGGCTGGGGTGCTGGCCATCCTTGTCGGTCTGCCGCGTGCCCCGCGCACGACCGTGACCGAGGTCGAGCGGGTGTAA
- the groES gene encoding co-chaperone GroES produces the protein MNLKPLNDRVLVKRLESEEKTAGGLFIPDTAKEKPSRGEIVAAGPGKVAEDGKLIAMTVKKGDTVLFSKYAGTEIKLDGVEHLVMREDDILAIIE, from the coding sequence ATGAATCTGAAGCCTTTGAATGACCGCGTTCTGGTGAAGCGCCTCGAATCCGAAGAAAAGACCGCTGGCGGCCTCTTCATCCCCGACACCGCCAAGGAAAAGCCCTCGCGCGGCGAAATCGTCGCCGCCGGTCCCGGCAAGGTCGCGGAAGACGGCAAGCTCATCGCCATGACCGTCAAGAAGGGCGACACCGTGCTCTTCAGCAAGTACGCCGGCACCGAGATCAAGCTTGACGGCGTCGAGCACCTTGTCATGCGCGAAGACGACATTCTCGCCATCATCGAATAA
- the groL gene encoding chaperonin GroEL (60 kDa chaperone family; promotes refolding of misfolded polypeptides especially under stressful conditions; forms two stacked rings of heptamers to form a barrel-shaped 14mer; ends can be capped by GroES; misfolded proteins enter the barrel where they are refolded when GroES binds): protein MASKEILFDVKAREKLSRGVDKLANAVKVTLGPKGRNVVIEKSFGSPVITKDGVTVAKEIELEDKFENMGAQMVKEVASKTSDIAGDGTTTATILAQAIYREGVKLVAAGRSPMAIKRGIDKAVEKLVKELGTLAKPTRDQKEIAQIGTISANSDTTIGNIIAEAMAKVGKEGVITVEEAKGLETTLEVVEGMQFDRGYLSPYFVTDPEKMVCELDEPFILCNEKKISSMKDMLPVLEQVAKMNRPLVIIAEDVEGEALATLVVNKLRGTLQVVAVKAPGFGDRRKAMLQDIAVLTGGTVVSEDMGVKLESISVADLGTAKRVVVDKENTTIVDGAGKSDDIKARVKQIRAQIDETTSDYDREKLQERLAKLVGGVAVINVGAATETEMKEKKDRVEDALNATRAAVEEGIVPGGGTAYIRISKVLDDVKPADDDEAAGVNIIRRAIEEPLRQISSNAGYEGSIVVEKVREGKDGFGFNAASGDFEDLIKAGVIDPKKVTRIALQNAASVASLLLTTECAIAEKPEAKKDMPMPGGGMGGMGGMGGMY from the coding sequence ATGGCTTCCAAGGAAATCCTGTTCGACGTCAAGGCCCGTGAAAAGCTTTCCCGCGGCGTGGACAAGCTCGCCAATGCCGTGAAGGTGACCCTCGGCCCCAAGGGCCGTAACGTGGTCATCGAAAAGTCTTTCGGTTCGCCGGTCATCACCAAGGACGGCGTGACCGTGGCCAAGGAAATCGAACTCGAAGACAAGTTCGAGAACATGGGTGCCCAGATGGTCAAGGAAGTTGCTTCCAAGACCAGCGACATCGCCGGTGATGGCACCACCACCGCCACCATTCTGGCCCAGGCCATCTACCGCGAAGGCGTGAAGCTGGTGGCCGCCGGCCGCAGCCCCATGGCCATCAAGCGCGGCATCGACAAGGCCGTTGAAAAGCTGGTCAAGGAACTCGGCACCCTGGCCAAGCCCACCCGCGACCAGAAGGAAATTGCCCAGATCGGCACCATTTCCGCCAACTCCGACACCACCATCGGCAACATCATTGCCGAGGCCATGGCCAAGGTGGGCAAGGAAGGCGTCATCACCGTCGAGGAAGCCAAGGGCCTGGAAACCACCCTTGAAGTGGTCGAAGGCATGCAGTTCGACCGCGGCTACCTGTCGCCCTACTTCGTGACCGATCCCGAAAAGATGGTCTGCGAACTCGACGAGCCCTTCATTCTCTGCAACGAGAAGAAGATCTCCAGCATGAAGGACATGCTGCCCGTTCTCGAACAGGTGGCCAAGATGAACCGCCCGCTGGTGATCATCGCTGAAGACGTGGAAGGCGAAGCCCTGGCCACCCTGGTGGTCAACAAGCTGCGCGGCACCCTTCAGGTTGTGGCCGTGAAGGCCCCCGGCTTCGGCGACCGCCGCAAGGCCATGCTGCAGGACATCGCCGTCCTGACCGGCGGCACCGTGGTGTCCGAAGACATGGGCGTGAAGCTCGAAAGCATCTCGGTGGCCGACCTTGGCACCGCCAAGCGCGTTGTGGTGGACAAGGAAAACACCACCATCGTCGACGGCGCCGGCAAGTCCGACGACATCAAGGCGCGCGTGAAGCAGATCCGCGCCCAGATCGACGAAACCACCTCCGACTACGACCGCGAAAAGCTGCAGGAACGCCTGGCCAAGCTGGTGGGCGGCGTGGCCGTGATCAACGTGGGCGCCGCGACCGAAACCGAAATGAAGGAAAAGAAGGACCGCGTCGAGGACGCCCTGAACGCCACCCGCGCTGCGGTGGAAGAAGGCATCGTCCCCGGCGGCGGCACCGCCTACATCCGCATCTCCAAGGTGCTGGACGACGTGAAGCCCGCCGATGACGACGAAGCCGCCGGCGTGAACATCATCCGCCGCGCCATCGAAGAACCGCTGCGCCAGATCTCCTCCAACGCGGGCTACGAAGGCTCCATCGTTGTCGAGAAGGTGCGCGAAGGCAAGGACGGCTTCGGCTTCAACGCCGCGTCCGGCGACTTCGAAGACCTGATCAAGGCTGGCGTCATCGACCCCAAGAAGGTGACCCGCATCGCCCTGCAGAACGCGGCCTCCGTTGCCTCGCTGCTGCTGACCACCGAATGCGCCATTGCCGAAAAGCCCGAAGCCAAGAAGGACATGCCCATGCCCGGTGGCGGCATGGGTGGCATGGGCGGCATGGGCGGCATGTACTAG